In Petrotoga sp. 9PW.55.5.1, a genomic segment contains:
- the mscL gene encoding large-conductance mechanosensitive channel protein MscL: MLSEFKKFAVKGNIIDLAVGVIIGTAFSKIVTSLVNDILMPFIGLLIGGINFASLEFRIGEASIKYGNFIQIVVDFLIVAFSIFIFVHFINRIRKEFEKPAPPPPTSAPPVPSKEEMLLTDIKNILEEIKSKK; the protein is encoded by the coding sequence ATGTTGTCAGAATTTAAAAAATTTGCTGTCAAAGGAAACATCATTGATCTCGCTGTTGGGGTTATTATAGGGACTGCTTTTAGTAAAATTGTCACTTCTTTAGTAAACGATATTTTAATGCCTTTTATAGGTTTACTCATCGGGGGCATAAACTTCGCAAGCCTTGAATTTCGCATAGGAGAGGCGTCCATTAAATATGGTAATTTTATCCAAATAGTGGTGGATTTTCTAATAGTAGCATTTTCTATATTCATATTTGTTCACTTCATAAATAGGATAAGAAAGGAATTTGAAAAACCCGCTCCTCCTCCGCCTACTTCCGCTCCACCAGTTCCTTCTAAAGAAGAGATGCTGTTAACAGATATCAAAAACATTTTAGAAGAAATTAAATCTAAAAAATAA
- a CDS encoding beta-galactosidase, protein MVKYKPISEKPPHFLHGADYNPDQWLKYPDILEEDIRLMKLANCNVMSVGIFAWSTLEPEEGKFNFEWLDEVIDRLYKNGIYTILATPSGARPAWMAQKYPEVLRVGPNRVRNLFGERHNHCYTSPIYREKVRIMNTNLAERYSKHPGVIMWHVSNEYGGECHCNLCQEAFRNWLKDKYGTLDNLNHAWWTAFWSHTYTDWSQIESPAPHGENIVHGLNLDWKRFVTYQTVDFLKHEIKPLKKINPDLPVTTNFMGVYEGLDYWKFVDYLDIISWDSYPKWHIYNDDIDLASGVSLVHDLNRSLKSGKPFMLMESTPSTTNWHEISKLKRPDMHLLSSIQAVAHGSDTVQYFQWRKSRGSTEKFHGAVVDHCGYENTRVFNDVKEVGNMLQKLDEIVGTSVKPEVAIIFDWENRWAMKDAEGPRNIGINYEETVVSNYKPFWKNGVSVDVINMDCDFSKYKLLIAPMLYMVRPGVSERIEEFVESGGTFVATYWSGIVNETDLCFLGGFPGPLRNVLGIWSEEIDALYDGEERLVSFNEGNELGLKGDYKAKELCDLVHLEGAQSLANYNEDFYKDRPALTVNSFGRGKAYYIASRNEEKFNDTFYSALIENLKLKKVIDTKLPSGVTAQMRTDGQNDYVFLMNFGNKEKVINLDENNYFDIITEQFIERQVALPIYGLRILKRKAKI, encoded by the coding sequence ATTGTGAAGTATAAACCAATTAGTGAAAAACCCCCTCATTTTTTGCATGGTGCTGACTATAACCCCGACCAATGGTTAAAGTATCCAGATATTTTAGAAGAAGATATTAGATTAATGAAACTAGCTAACTGTAATGTTATGTCAGTTGGGATTTTTGCGTGGAGCACTCTTGAACCTGAAGAAGGAAAGTTTAATTTTGAATGGTTAGACGAAGTTATTGACCGATTGTATAAGAACGGGATTTATACTATTTTAGCAACTCCAAGTGGTGCAAGACCTGCATGGATGGCTCAAAAATATCCAGAAGTTTTAAGAGTGGGACCAAATAGAGTAAGAAACTTATTTGGAGAAAGGCATAATCATTGTTATACTTCTCCTATTTACCGAGAAAAAGTTAGAATAATGAACACAAATCTTGCTGAAAGGTATTCAAAACATCCCGGAGTAATCATGTGGCATGTATCTAATGAATATGGAGGAGAGTGTCATTGTAACCTTTGTCAAGAAGCATTTAGAAATTGGCTAAAAGATAAGTATGGAACTCTTGATAATCTTAATCATGCTTGGTGGACTGCTTTTTGGAGTCATACATATACCGACTGGTCGCAAATAGAATCACCTGCTCCACATGGAGAAAATATAGTACATGGCTTAAATTTAGATTGGAAAAGATTTGTAACATATCAAACAGTTGATTTTCTTAAACATGAAATCAAGCCTTTAAAAAAGATAAATCCAGATTTACCCGTTACAACTAATTTCATGGGGGTGTACGAAGGTTTAGATTATTGGAAATTTGTAGATTATTTAGATATTATATCTTGGGATAGCTATCCAAAATGGCATATATATAATGATGATATTGATTTAGCTTCTGGTGTGAGTTTAGTTCATGATTTAAATAGATCCTTAAAAAGTGGGAAACCTTTTATGTTAATGGAAAGTACTCCAAGTACCACAAATTGGCATGAGATAAGTAAATTAAAAAGACCTGATATGCATTTGCTTTCTTCTATTCAGGCAGTTGCTCATGGTTCAGATACAGTTCAATATTTTCAATGGAGAAAAAGTAGAGGAAGTACAGAAAAGTTTCATGGAGCTGTTGTTGATCATTGTGGGTACGAAAATACAAGAGTTTTTAATGATGTTAAAGAAGTAGGGAATATGCTTCAAAAGTTAGATGAGATTGTTGGAACAAGTGTAAAACCTGAAGTAGCCATAATCTTTGACTGGGAAAATAGATGGGCAATGAAAGATGCAGAAGGACCCAGAAATATTGGAATTAATTATGAAGAAACAGTTGTAAGTAATTATAAACCTTTCTGGAAAAATGGGGTTTCTGTTGATGTAATTAATATGGATTGTGATTTTTCAAAATACAAGCTACTTATTGCTCCTATGTTGTATATGGTTAGACCAGGAGTTTCTGAAAGAATAGAAGAATTTGTAGAAAGTGGCGGAACGTTTGTTGCAACCTATTGGTCTGGGATAGTTAACGAAACAGATTTATGCTTTTTAGGGGGATTCCCTGGACCTTTAAGAAATGTTTTGGGTATTTGGTCTGAAGAAATAGATGCTTTATATGATGGAGAAGAAAGGCTTGTCTCTTTTAATGAAGGAAATGAATTAGGGTTAAAAGGAGATTATAAAGCAAAAGAGTTGTGTGATTTGGTTCATTTAGAAGGAGCTCAAAGTTTAGCAAACTACAATGAAGATTTTTATAAAGATAGACCGGCTTTAACGGTTAATAGTTTTGGAAGAGGAAAAGCTTATTATATTGCTTCAAGAAATGAAGAAAAATTCAACGATACTTTCTATTCAGCCCTTATAGAAAATTTGAAATTAAAAAAAGTCATTGATACCAAGCTGCCAAGTGGAGTAACAGCTCAAATGAGAACAGATGGGCAAAACGATTACGTATTCCTAATGAATTTTGGGAATAAAGAAAAAGTTATTAATTTGGATGAAAATAACTATTTTGATATAATAACTGAGCAATTTATAGAAAGACAAGTAGCATTACCTATTTATGGATTAAGGATTTTAAAGAGAAAAGCAAAAATATAA
- a CDS encoding glycoside hydrolase family 2 protein: protein MNEIPRPEYPRPNFVRKEWLNLNGTWDFEFDDDNVGEKEKWFISHSFSQEIVVPFCYESEMSGINNKGIHDYVWYKKNFSIPESWKNKVIKINFGAVDYVAKVWLNGNYIGSHKGGYTPFSFDITNFLNWNGNEEIVVKVEDQSYNAKQARGKQTWIGEPFACWYTKTTGIWQTVWLEAVDDVHIEKVKLTPDLDNGNLKVNILMTPKAVGRKLKVKIKFEEIDVVETQFQCSNDEMSFVLNLLSKKFEWKIKLWTPEEPNLYDIYFELIDNNGKTVDSVKSYFGVRKVSIKNGMFLLNNRPYYQKLILDQGYFPGSLLTPPSEEAIINDIKMTKNFGYNGARKHQKVEDPLYLYWCDKLGLLVWGEMASFYEFTDEAANQYTREWQEILDRDYNHPSIVVWTPFNESWGVPSILVDKSQQSYTVGLVNMIKSIDSTRLVVSNDGWEHTDTDLCTIHDYRESGKEFLKIYEDKNKIINDAPANKFIFAEEFSYNGQPILITEYGGIAFSQAEGWGYGNKVTNEETFLKRLIEITNAIKSIEYIVGYCYTQLTDVEQEMNGLLTYDRKFKIDPEKIKAIND from the coding sequence ATGAATGAAATACCTCGTCCTGAATATCCTCGACCGAACTTTGTTAGGAAAGAGTGGTTAAATTTAAACGGCACATGGGATTTTGAATTTGATGATGATAATGTTGGAGAAAAAGAGAAATGGTTTATATCGCATAGTTTTTCACAAGAAATAGTAGTTCCGTTTTGTTATGAAAGTGAAATGAGCGGTATTAACAATAAAGGCATTCATGATTATGTATGGTATAAAAAGAATTTCTCTATACCAGAGTCTTGGAAGAATAAAGTAATAAAAATAAATTTTGGAGCAGTTGATTATGTAGCCAAAGTATGGTTAAATGGTAATTATATAGGTAGTCATAAGGGAGGTTATACTCCGTTTAGTTTTGATATTACTAATTTTTTAAATTGGAATGGTAATGAAGAAATTGTAGTGAAAGTTGAAGACCAGAGCTATAATGCAAAACAAGCAAGAGGGAAGCAAACATGGATAGGAGAACCTTTTGCTTGTTGGTATACAAAAACTACTGGTATATGGCAAACAGTCTGGTTAGAAGCTGTCGATGATGTACATATCGAAAAAGTCAAATTGACTCCAGATTTAGACAATGGTAATCTAAAGGTTAATATTTTAATGACACCAAAAGCGGTTGGAAGAAAGCTAAAGGTCAAAATAAAGTTTGAAGAAATAGATGTTGTAGAGACACAATTTCAATGTTCGAATGATGAAATGAGTTTTGTTTTAAATTTGTTAAGTAAGAAATTCGAGTGGAAGATTAAACTATGGACTCCAGAGGAGCCTAATTTATATGACATTTACTTTGAGTTAATAGATAATAATGGAAAAACTGTAGATTCTGTTAAAAGTTACTTTGGGGTTAGAAAAGTCTCCATCAAAAATGGAATGTTTTTATTGAACAATCGTCCTTATTACCAAAAGTTAATATTAGATCAGGGTTATTTCCCTGGCTCATTGTTAACTCCTCCAAGTGAAGAAGCAATTATAAATGATATAAAAATGACTAAAAATTTTGGATATAACGGGGCACGAAAGCATCAAAAAGTTGAAGATCCACTATATCTTTACTGGTGTGATAAGTTAGGATTATTGGTATGGGGTGAAATGGCTTCTTTTTATGAGTTTACGGACGAGGCAGCCAACCAATATACAAGGGAATGGCAAGAAATCTTAGATAGGGATTATAATCATCCTTCTATAGTAGTTTGGACACCTTTTAACGAATCATGGGGAGTTCCTAGCATTTTGGTAGATAAAAGTCAACAGAGTTATACAGTAGGTCTAGTTAACATGATAAAATCTATAGACTCCACAAGATTAGTTGTATCCAATGATGGTTGGGAACATACAGACACTGATTTATGTACTATTCATGATTACAGAGAATCCGGAAAAGAATTTCTGAAAATATATGAGGATAAAAATAAAATTATCAATGATGCTCCTGCGAATAAATTTATATTTGCAGAAGAATTCTCATATAATGGTCAACCAATTTTAATAACGGAATATGGGGGAATTGCTTTTTCACAGGCAGAAGGATGGGGTTATGGAAATAAAGTAACTAATGAAGAAACTTTTTTAAAACGTCTAATCGAAATAACCAATGCAATAAAATCTATTGAATACATAGTCGGTTATTGTTATACACAGTTGACAGACGTTGAACAAGAAATGAATGGGCTTTTGACTTATGATAGAAAGTTTAAAATTGATCCTGAAAAAATAAAAGCTATAAATGATTGA